The window TTAGTGGCATTGCCTGAGTCGTACGTTCTTCAAAGGCATCTTTACCTTCAGCACGTATGCATGAGTCAGGGTCTTCTCCATCGGGTAAGAACATGAATTTCAATTGGCGACCATCGGTTAGGAAGGGCAAGGCTTGTTCCATTGCTCGCCAAGCCGCTTCACGACCTGCACGGTCACCATCATAACAACATACGACTGTACTGGTTTGACGGAATAAGGTTTGAAGGTGATCACTGGTTGTTGCTGTACCTAGTGAAGCAACGGCGTAATCAACACCAAACTGTGCAAGTGCAACAACATCCATATACCCTTCGACAACCAACAGTTTTGCTGGCTCTCGATGCGCTTGTAACACTTCATAGAGGCCGTATAACTCACGACCTTTATGGAAAATTGGGGTTTCCGGTGAGTTGAGGTATTTAGGTGTACCATCACCTAATACTCGCCCACCAAAACCAATGACACGCCCACGGCGATCATGAATCGGAAACATCACTCGTCCACGGAAACGGTCATAGCGTCTGCCACTGTCGTTTTCGATTAGCATGCCTGTGGTAACAAGTGCTTTTTGCGATTCAGGATCTCGGCCAAAACGGCTGCGAACCATATCCCATTGATCGGGGATATAACCTATCCCAAATTTTTGTACAACTTCACCAGATAACCCTCGATTTTTTAAATAATCGATCGCGGTTTTTCCATCAGGTGTACGTAATTGAGATTGATAAAATTGTGAAATTAGCCCCATTTGGTCATACAGGCTTCTTTTTTCTGCTGCTCGTGGACCAGAAGGCTTACCGCCGTCTTCTCGCGGAACTTCAAGACCTAGCTGTGAGGAAAGCTCTTCAATGGCTTCGACGAATTCAAGTCGATCGAATTCCATGACGAAGTCGAGAACATTACCGTGCACACCACAGCCAAAACAATGATAGAACTGTTTTTCTTGGCTGACCGAAAAAGATGGGGTTTTCTCATTATGGAAAGGACAACAAGCACCGAAGTTTTTACCTTGTTTTTTTAGCTTCACCCGCGCATCAACTACATCAACGATGTCATGTCGTGTGATGAGATCATCGATAAATGAACGAGGGATTTTTCCTGACATACAGTGAGATATACCTGAAAGTAATTGAAGGAATAGGGTGTTTATTAGATTGAAAATGGTGAAGAAAAAATACAAACAAGCCGTGCGTTCCTAATGGATTGCACGGCTTGCTGGTAGAACTGGGTTAGTTTTAACCTAATTTAGCTTTCACTAATTGGCTAACTTTTCCCATGTCGGCACGACCCTGAATCAGCGGTTTCAATACACCCATGAGCTTACCCATGTCTTGCATGCTGACAGCACCCGTTGAAGCAACTGCTTCATCCAATAAAGCGATAACTTCGTCATCACTTAATGGTTGAGGCATAAATTCATCAAGTACTGCAATTTCAGCAAGTTCAACATCAGCAAGATCTTGTCGATTTGCAGCTTCATATTGAGCTACAGAATCACGGCGTTGCTTAACCATTTTAACTAATACTGCTAGCACGTCTTCATCAGAAAGCGTAATTCTTTCATCAACTTCACGTTGCTTGATAGCAGCAAGAACTAAACGGATGGCACCAAGGCGAGGTTTATTTCTCGCTTTCATTGCCGCTATTTGCTCGTCTTTAAGACGTTCAGTCAGAGTCATTACGCGGTCCTTTCGTTATCTGCGGATTAGTACAGACGAACGCGACGCGCGTTTTCGCGAGCCAATTTCTTCAGGTGACGCTTAACTGCCGCTGCTTTAGCACGCTTACGTACAGTAGTTGGCTTTTCGAAGTGCTCGCGACGACGAACTTCAGAAAGGATACCTGCTTTTTCACAAGAGCGCTTAAAGCGACGTAGTGCTACGTCGAACGGTTCGTTTTCACGTACTTTGATTACTGGCATGTAATACTCACCTCAGAGTGATTCGGTTATATGCTGACGATCAACATAGTCAGCTAATTTTAAAAATGGTGCGAAATTCTAATCTGATCTTGGGGTGTTTGTAAAGCATTCACCACCATGAACTGGTTAATTTCTGTCAAGGGCGGTAACATAAGCTTCAATTACTCCCCTTAATCCCAGTTTGAAGCGTTGTTTGCTCCAAAAGACAGCGTAATTTATCAGATTGGTACCCTAATAGTATAGAGGTTGTTATGCGTATATTGGGCATCGAAACGTCTTGTGATGAAACTGGCGTTGCGATTTTCGATGATGAGCAAGGTTTACTGTCACATGAGCTTTACAGTCAGGTGAAATTGCATGCTGATTATGGTGGCGTTGTACCCGAGTTAGCTTCTCGTGATCACGTTAAAAAAACCATTCCGTTAATCAAAGAAGCATTGAAAAAAGCGGGGTTAACACCAGCAGATCTTGATGGTATTGCTTATACCGCAGGCCCGGGTTTGGTTGGGGCGTTATTAGTGGGTGCAACCATTGGTCGTAGCCTCGCATATTCGTGGGGTTTACCCGCTGTGGCTGTACACCATATGGAAGGGCATTTACTGGCTCCAATGCTAGAAGATAACGCCCCTGATTTCCCATTTGTGGCATTGCTGGTTTCTGGCGGTCATACCATGATGGTTGAAGTGCAAGGTATTGGTGAGTATCAAATTTTAGGCGAATCTGTTGATGATGCCGCAGGTGAAGCTTTTGATAAAACAGCCAAGCTTATGGGTTTAGATTACCCTGGTGGTCCGTTGTTATCAAAGCTGGCTGAAAAGGGCACGAAAGGGCGTTTTAAATTCCCTCGTCCTATGACAGATCGACCTGGTTTAGACTTCAGTTTTTCGGGCCTAAAGACGTTTGCTGCAAATACGATCCGAGCCAACGACGATGACGAACAAACGCGTGCTGATATTGCATTTGCTTTCCAAGAAGCGGTGGTTGATACATTGGCAATTAAGTGTAAACGGGCACTGAAACAAACGGGTTTGAAACGTTTGGTTATCGCTGGCGGGGTAAGTGCTAATTCTTACTTACGCCAAGAGTTAGGTTCGTTGATGACAAAACTGAATGGTGAGGTCTTTTATCCTCGAACAGAGTTTTGTACAGATAACGGTGCAATGATCGCGTATGCAGGAATGCAACGATTGAAAAATCAAGAATTGATGGACTTGAGTGTAAAAGCGTACCCACGCTGGCCGATCGATCAGTTGAAACCGTTAAATAAATAAGCAGTAAAGTGATTGTTAATTAAACAATATTTGATGTTTTAATATGCTGATTTAATAACAGATAGGCCGTATAAATCATTCTATTTAAGTTTGGCTTTACGGCTTATTTTTTGCCAGATTTTTGTTTCTTTACCTTCGAATAATCGACGAAGATTGTCATGGTGACGTAATACGATAAGGCAAGAAAGCATCGAGACTGCCATGGTATATTCAGGTTTGACGAACCATGTCAGCAGTGGGGCTGCAAGTGCCGTGATCAGTGAGCCTAGCGATGAATAGCCAGTAATAAAGACGGTTAGCAGCCAAGTGCCAATGAGCATCCCACTCAGATCCCAGCCTATAGGGGCCAGTGCTCCAAGTGCTGTAGCTACACCTTTCCCACCTCTAAAATGGAAAAAGATCGGATATATATGTCCAAGGCAGGCTGCAATGCCAATAATGCCTAATAAAAAGGGATTAATATTGAGAAAGTAACTTAGCCAAACGGGCAACATACCTTTTAGAACATCACATACCAGTACCATGCTCGCAGCACTTTTACCGCCTAAGCGTAAAACATTGGTGGCACCAGGATTACCAGAACCTGAATCTCGGGGATCGGGCAAGCGATAAAGCCGGCTAATTAAAACTGCACTTGATATAGAACCTAATAGGTAGGCCCCTATGATGATCAGAAGAACTAATGGTGTCATGTGAAATTCCAGCTCGGTCGCGATAATGTCACTGTTGTATCATTCCGGCTTATCTGATGATAATCACCTGGTTTCATTCCAGAAATTCATGCGTGTGGTATAATACCGCTTCAGGTTGCCATGCAATATGATGACCTGATGAATGAATGTCATGATTTTTGACGATTACGACCTGATAATACGCGCTTTTGCTCAAATTAGGTATCCGACCTCTAACAAAATTAGCGATTGAAAATGGATTTAGTATTTATCGAACATCTTGAGGTTATTGCCACAATAGGGGCGTATGACTGGGAACAAGAAATTAAGCAGAAACTCGTGATCGATTTGGAAATGGCTCATGATAATCGACCAGCTGCAAGCAGTGATGATGTGATACATGCTCTTGATTATGCGACTGTGAGTAATGCTGTGACTTCACATGTACAAAACAATGATTTTTTATTGGTTGAACGTGTGGCTGAAGAAGTCGCTTCATTGATCATGAAGCAATTCTCTGTGCCTTGGTTGAAAGTGCGTGTAACCAAGCCTGGTGCTGTGGTTAATGCTCGAGGTGTTGGGGTTCAGATTGAAAGAGGCTCGAAGTGAGCACCGTTTATATCAGCCTAGGATCTAACATCCAGCGTGAATATCATATTCACGCTGCAATTTCTGAGCTTAAAAAAATCAGTTCAACATGTCAGATATCGCGTTTATTTGAAGCAGAGCCTGTAGGGTTTAGTGGTCCTAATTTTTTTAATTGTGTGGTTGAAATAGAAACGTCGCTTTCGTTTGATACGCTGCAACAAACGTTGAAAGAACTGGAAGTGCAATATGGACGATCGCCCAATGCGCAAAAAAATCAGAGCCGTACGTTGGATCTAGATATTTTGTTATTTGGTGATGTGTGCCGAGATTCTGCGCCCGTTTTACCTCGTTCTGATATTTATAAATTTGCTTTTGTATTGTGGCCACTAACAGAACTCTGTCCTGATCGTGTTATCCCCGGTGATGACCGTACTGTAGCCCAACTATGGCAGTCATTTGAGCATTCTCAGGCATTGTGGCCTGTTGAAATAGCCGTAACCGTTTAAAAAGGATATTGAACTCCATGAGTCACTTTGAAGCCTTTATGTTAGCGCTTATTCAAGGGTTAACAGAATTCCTTCCTGTCTCGAGCTCTGCACACTTAATTCTACCGTCGGAAATTCTAGGTTGGCCTGATCAAGGGCTTGCTTTTGATGTTGCAGTACACGTTGGTACGTTAGCTGCGGTTATTCTTTATTTCCGTAAAGAAGTGGTGACATTACTTTCAGCGTGGATAACATCGATTTTTAAAGGCAAGCATACTGCGGAATCTAAACTGACATGGATGATTGCATTAGCCACAATACCAGCCTGTATTTTTGGCTTGTTCATGAAAGACTTTATTGAACTGTATTTGCGTTCAGCATGGGTAATTGCAACCACCACAATCATTTTTGCCATATTGCTATGGTGGGTAGATAAGCATTCAGAGCATAAGTTTGATGAGTATCAAACGGGTTGGAAACGTGCGTTATTTATTGGTTTAGCCCAAGCTGCGGCTATTATTCCGGGCACATCTCGTTCGGGTGCGACAATGACAGCGGCGTTGTATTTAGGTTTTACCCGTGAAGCGGCTGCGCGTTTTTCATTTTTAATGTCGATACCTATTATTGTGTTAGCGGGCAGTTACCTTGGTTTGAAACTGGTGACAAGCGGTGTACCAATTGATTTCAGCGCATTAAGTATCGGGATTGCAGTGTCATTCATTAGTGCTTATGCGTGTATTCATGCATTTTTAAAGCTGGTAACACGCGTAGGTATGATGCCTTTCGTGATTTATCGCTTAGTGCTGGGTTTCGGTCTTATTGCTTTCTTACTTAGTAAGTAAATAGTACTGACTAAGTAAACAGTACGTCGCACCTTACATTTGAGTACTGATATAAAAAGCCCTGTAACCGTGTCTATTCTAAATAGGCTCGGTTACAGGTTTTTATTTTTATTTGAAAATTTCTTATTGCTTAAGCTTTAGATTGTAAAGGCTTTATGGCTAATTCCACTGCTGCAGTGCGATGAATCGCTAATTGTTCTTTGATATCTTTTCCTTTAAAACCAGCCGCCACAATCGGTTTTACGTCAACTTGCTGAGCGGCATCAAATGCGGCAAGTAAAATGTCAGCTTGTAAATAGGCATCATTTTCATGCCCTGTTCGGCCGCGGGCATCTGCGCGACAGCAAAGTGCAAGCTGAATAACGCGCTCGGGTTTTCGCCAGCTATCAATTTGATCCAAAATATTCACAAAAGTAGCGGGTCGCATTTCATTGGCGTGATGAATTTTGGTGTGTTGAGCACATACCATTAAGGCCGTATCACGGTAATCATTGGGTACGCGTAAACGCTGACATAGGGCTTTGATGGGTTTTAGCCCGTCTTTACAATGCATTTTGTGGCTAGGTAGGTCGTCTTTAGGTGAAAGGGCTTTACCGAGATCATGTACTTGAGCGGCAAAACGGATCACTTTATTTGGTGATAACTCTGCGGCTTGTTTCGCCACCATCAAAGTATGAATACCGCAATCAATCTCAGGATGCCATTGTGCTGGCTGTGGAACACCAAATAATGCATCGATTTCTGGCATTACCACCTTTAACGCGCCACATTGTCGTAATACGGTAAGAAAGACCTCTGGGTTTTCTGTCGATAATGACTTCTCCCACTCTTTCCATACGCGCTCAGGGGTTAATGCTTCGAGTTCGCCTGCAACAACCATTTCTTGCATGAGGGCGATAGTTTCAGGCGCAATCGTGAAGCCTAAATGCGCAAAACGAGCAGAGAAACGCGCCACACGAAGCACGCGTAATGGGTCTTCAACAAAAGCCGGAGAGACGTGGCGTAATATCTTGTTATCAAGATCCTGCTGACCGTTATAGGGATCAATTAAACGACCATCCTTTTCTTGTGCAATAGCATTAATTGTGAGATCGCGGCGCATTAGATCTTGCTCTAAGGTCACGTCAGGAGCGGAATAACAAATGAAGCCAGTATAGCCTTTGCCTGATTTACGCTCGGTGCGTGCGAGGGCATATTCTTGTTTCGTTTTGGGGTGTAAGAATACCGGAAAGTCGCTACCCACTTGTTCATAACCTTGAGCAAGCATTTGTTCTGGTGTTGCCCCTACGACCATCCAGTCTTTATCGACGACTTTCAACCCTAACAGTGCGTCACGTACTGCACCACCGACAAGATATGTCTGCAAAATTTGCTCCTGTATTCCCGCTGTTTATTTAACAAAGATGTATCATATACCCATGTTACCTCAAGGTGCTTTGTCAGGCACAAGCTCGGAGACCAGAACAAGGCGCAACATGAGGTAATGGTATTCCCTTGTTGATTGTTGCAACGCTGAGCTGGTTTTCTAGCTTGCGCCCCGTAGGGTAAGGCAACTCGCACCAATCTGCGTTGTTATAAAATCTCTATGTAGCATAACTATACCTCAATTTTATGCCTAGCATCTTGGCACGATTTGCCTTGCTGACTTTGCACCTTGAAGTATCATGGGTATAGGTCTAATTATTGCTTGAAGTTCAGACCTTTTGCTTCCTTGGTAGTGTTATTGAATCCTGAAGGTATACAATGGTATCTATCAAAGGGTCTTTTGCTTTATTAGAACATAGCAATAACTATTTGAATATTAACGATCCATACACGTTCTACACATTGATGTAACGCATCTACAAAAGGCATTATTAGAATTAACGCCTTTTTAGCGGCGTTATCGAACTTATAAAAGAGAACCGTGTCGGATTATGAATTAAGTCTATTTAGGTGCAGAGTATAAATCATGTACAAGGATTTTTTCGGGATAACTGAAACGCCATTTTCGATTGTTCCAAGTGCTCGCTTTCTTTATTTAAGCGAGCGGCACAGGGAAGCTCTCACTCACATGTTGGCCGGGCTGTCTGATGGTGGCGGTTTTGCGCTATTAACGGGCGAAGTGGGAACAGGGAAAACGACGGTATTACGCGCATTAATCTCTCGCTTAACCCAAGAGACACAAGTGGCGGTTATTCTTAACCCTGCTTTGTCGGCTCATGACTTGTTAGCTGCTATTTGTGATGAGCTCGGGTTGGGTTATGTGGACAATGCGAGCTTTAAAGTCTTAACAGACACTATCTATCAACATTTATTGAAGAATCACAGTGAAGGAAAGCAAACTTTACTGTTAGTCGATGAAGCGCAGCATTTAATGTCTGATGTGCTGGAACAACTACGGTTATTGACTAATCTAGAAACGGATAGCCGTAAGTTGCTGAAAGTGGTGTTGATCGGGCAGCCTGAATTGCAATATTTGTTGCAACAAGACAACCTTCGTCAATTGGCTCAACGTATAACCTCTCGCTATCACTTACTACCATTAACATCTGATGAAGTCGGTGAATATGTGAATTACCGTTTACGTGCGGTAAATTGTCTCTACCCGGTGTTTGACGCTTCCGTTGTTCGTCAGCTTGCAAAAGCAACGGGTGGGGTTCCACGACTGATTAACCTTGTTTGTGATAAGGCGATGCAGCGAGCGTGTCAACATTCACGCCACCAAGTCACCAAGATGATGATGACTCAGGCATGTGACGATGTGCTTAGTTGGCAGTTACCTGCTACCCAAGCGAGTCGCCATTCCTCTGCAGTAATAATACCAACAGGATTCATTCGATGGGGAACGACAGCGCTGGTAGCGGTGTTGCTCGCTGGTGGTGGCTGGTATTGGAGCAGTCAGCAGGAAGACGGTTATACCGCGACAGCGACTGTAACAACAGTACCCGCTTCTACCGTTCAAGTGAGCGACCCCGCCTCTGTTCTTACTGAATCTGTTGAGGAGGTTGAAATTGTTAAAGTGGCGACACCAGTAGAGCGTCTTCAGGCGGCGATAACGCAAAGTCGGCATGAGCGACAAGCCATGCAATCGCTTTATCAATTGTGGGGTTTTGACACCGCGCTTAACCAAGCTAATTGTACGACGAGCCAACGAATTCAGTTGACTTGCCATCAAGGTAATACTGATTTAAATCGATTAGGTTTAATCAATCGCCCTGCAATGGTGACTCTACAAGATAGCCAACAACAAACGTTTTATGCTGTTGTTTATGCCGTAACAGCAAAGCGCATTGAGTTATTATTTGGTGGCGAACGGATTGCAGTTAAACCTGAGTGGTTGGAACAACACTGGCAGGGTGAATATACCTTATTGTGGCGTCCTCCTCATGGCAGTAAAACAACCATTCGTTATGGTCAGCAAGGGCCACGTGTTGCATGGCTTAATCAGCAACTCAATGCCTTTTTAGGGGTAACTCAAACCCGTTCTGATTATTTTGATCAATCGGTATTAGAGAAATTGCGTCGTTTTCAGCGATCGCAAGATTTAGCTGCAGACGGTATTGCGGGTCCTTTGACGTTGATGGTACTTGATTCTGCGTTGAATTTGCCTGGCCCGACATTGCAACCGGAGAGAAGCTAATGTCCAATTTGTTGAACGCGATAGAGCAGTCAGAACAAGGACACTCAGCACAAAAATCTCAGCCTGTTACTCAGCAAGTGCCCCGTGGCTATGCGACGGTACATCCATTAAAACAAGATAAAGCAACAGCTCAGGTGCCTA is drawn from Photobacterium profundum SS9 and contains these coding sequences:
- the rpsU gene encoding 30S ribosomal protein S21; its protein translation is MPVIKVRENEPFDVALRRFKRSCEKAGILSEVRRREHFEKPTTVRKRAKAAAVKRHLKKLARENARRVRLY
- a CDS encoding undecaprenyl-diphosphate phosphatase, with the translated sequence MSHFEAFMLALIQGLTEFLPVSSSAHLILPSEILGWPDQGLAFDVAVHVGTLAAVILYFRKEVVTLLSAWITSIFKGKHTAESKLTWMIALATIPACIFGLFMKDFIELYLRSAWVIATTTIIFAILLWWVDKHSEHKFDEYQTGWKRALFIGLAQAAAIIPGTSRSGATMTAALYLGFTREAAARFSFLMSIPIIVLAGSYLGLKLVTSGVPIDFSALSIGIAVSFISAYACIHAFLKLVTRVGMMPFVIYRLVLGFGLIAFLLSK
- a CDS encoding multifunctional CCA addition/repair protein; protein product: MQTYLVGGAVRDALLGLKVVDKDWMVVGATPEQMLAQGYEQVGSDFPVFLHPKTKQEYALARTERKSGKGYTGFICYSAPDVTLEQDLMRRDLTINAIAQEKDGRLIDPYNGQQDLDNKILRHVSPAFVEDPLRVLRVARFSARFAHLGFTIAPETIALMQEMVVAGELEALTPERVWKEWEKSLSTENPEVFLTVLRQCGALKVVMPEIDALFGVPQPAQWHPEIDCGIHTLMVAKQAAELSPNKVIRFAAQVHDLGKALSPKDDLPSHKMHCKDGLKPIKALCQRLRVPNDYRDTALMVCAQHTKIHHANEMRPATFVNILDQIDSWRKPERVIQLALCCRADARGRTGHENDAYLQADILLAAFDAAQQVDVKPIVAAGFKGKDIKEQLAIHRTAAVELAIKPLQSKA
- the plsY gene encoding glycerol-3-phosphate 1-O-acyltransferase PlsY — translated: MTPLVLLIIIGAYLLGSISSAVLISRLYRLPDPRDSGSGNPGATNVLRLGGKSAASMVLVCDVLKGMLPVWLSYFLNINPFLLGIIGIAACLGHIYPIFFHFRGGKGVATALGALAPIGWDLSGMLIGTWLLTVFITGYSSLGSLITALAAPLLTWFVKPEYTMAVSMLSCLIVLRHHDNLRRLFEGKETKIWQKISRKAKLK
- a CDS encoding GatB/YqeY domain-containing protein; its protein translation is MTLTERLKDEQIAAMKARNKPRLGAIRLVLAAIKQREVDERITLSDEDVLAVLVKMVKQRRDSVAQYEAANRQDLADVELAEIAVLDEFMPQPLSDDEVIALLDEAVASTGAVSMQDMGKLMGVLKPLIQGRADMGKVSQLVKAKLG
- the folB gene encoding dihydroneopterin aldolase, which translates into the protein MDLVFIEHLEVIATIGAYDWEQEIKQKLVIDLEMAHDNRPAASSDDVIHALDYATVSNAVTSHVQNNDFLLVERVAEEVASLIMKQFSVPWLKVRVTKPGAVVNARGVGVQIERGSK
- the tsaD gene encoding tRNA (adenosine(37)-N6)-threonylcarbamoyltransferase complex transferase subunit TsaD — its product is MRILGIETSCDETGVAIFDDEQGLLSHELYSQVKLHADYGGVVPELASRDHVKKTIPLIKEALKKAGLTPADLDGIAYTAGPGLVGALLVGATIGRSLAYSWGLPAVAVHHMEGHLLAPMLEDNAPDFPFVALLVSGGHTMMVEVQGIGEYQILGESVDDAAGEAFDKTAKLMGLDYPGGPLLSKLAEKGTKGRFKFPRPMTDRPGLDFSFSGLKTFAANTIRANDDDEQTRADIAFAFQEAVVDTLAIKCKRALKQTGLKRLVIAGGVSANSYLRQELGSLMTKLNGEVFYPRTEFCTDNGAMIAYAGMQRLKNQELMDLSVKAYPRWPIDQLKPLNK
- the dnaG gene encoding DNA primase, with translation MSGKIPRSFIDDLITRHDIVDVVDARVKLKKQGKNFGACCPFHNEKTPSFSVSQEKQFYHCFGCGVHGNVLDFVMEFDRLEFVEAIEELSSQLGLEVPREDGGKPSGPRAAEKRSLYDQMGLISQFYQSQLRTPDGKTAIDYLKNRGLSGEVVQKFGIGYIPDQWDMVRSRFGRDPESQKALVTTGMLIENDSGRRYDRFRGRVMFPIHDRRGRVIGFGGRVLGDGTPKYLNSPETPIFHKGRELYGLYEVLQAHREPAKLLVVEGYMDVVALAQFGVDYAVASLGTATTSDHLQTLFRQTSTVVCCYDGDRAGREAAWRAMEQALPFLTDGRQLKFMFLPDGEDPDSCIRAEGKDAFEERTTQAMPLTEFLFNTLMLQVDTSSKEGMAKLSILAVPLIDKVPGGTLRLYLRELLGKKLGLPDEAQLQQLISKQGIETKKIATPEIKRTPMREAIALLIQKPNFVNSLEFEMTDFEGIDVPGLNLLLSIVDKCRTNPNITTGQLLEHWRGNKQEAMMARLAAWELPLSDDEDQTLNVFLDAMDRIIGQCVKQQIEKLQAKSNTVGLSVEEKQELQLLILNRPG
- the folK gene encoding 2-amino-4-hydroxy-6-hydroxymethyldihydropteridine diphosphokinase, with the protein product MSTVYISLGSNIQREYHIHAAISELKKISSTCQISRLFEAEPVGFSGPNFFNCVVEIETSLSFDTLQQTLKELEVQYGRSPNAQKNQSRTLDLDILLFGDVCRDSAPVLPRSDIYKFAFVLWPLTELCPDRVIPGDDRTVAQLWQSFEHSQALWPVEIAVTV
- a CDS encoding ExeA family protein; protein product: MYKDFFGITETPFSIVPSARFLYLSERHREALTHMLAGLSDGGGFALLTGEVGTGKTTVLRALISRLTQETQVAVILNPALSAHDLLAAICDELGLGYVDNASFKVLTDTIYQHLLKNHSEGKQTLLLVDEAQHLMSDVLEQLRLLTNLETDSRKLLKVVLIGQPELQYLLQQDNLRQLAQRITSRYHLLPLTSDEVGEYVNYRLRAVNCLYPVFDASVVRQLAKATGGVPRLINLVCDKAMQRACQHSRHQVTKMMMTQACDDVLSWQLPATQASRHSSAVIIPTGFIRWGTTALVAVLLAGGGWYWSSQQEDGYTATATVTTVPASTVQVSDPASVLTESVEEVEIVKVATPVERLQAAITQSRHERQAMQSLYQLWGFDTALNQANCTTSQRIQLTCHQGNTDLNRLGLINRPAMVTLQDSQQQTFYAVVYAVTAKRIELLFGGERIAVKPEWLEQHWQGEYTLLWRPPHGSKTTIRYGQQGPRVAWLNQQLNAFLGVTQTRSDYFDQSVLEKLRRFQRSQDLAADGIAGPLTLMVLDSALNLPGPTLQPERS